From the Lathyrus oleraceus cultivar Zhongwan6 chromosome 3, CAAS_Psat_ZW6_1.0, whole genome shotgun sequence genome, the window AACATGGGAAAACAAGTGATTTTCGGGCTAATGAAGTGTGCAAACTACATGCACCTATTATTTTTTAATCACTGTGTTTGGACTGAAGCACTCAAAAGTTACTCTAAACACAACATTATAGTTTCGAACATGATATGTGCCGAAAAATTCTCAGTGATCCACACGATACGTTTCATGTATGCATGACTACCATCCTAATGTAAAGAAATGATTCAGCATGCTACCAAAATTTCATTTTCTACTAATTAGATAACGATGGTAATCAATACACAAATTTTGTACTCATTAGCTAATAATTTTATGTGATTCAGAAACACATACATACATTCAATTCAGCGCCTGTTTAAGTTTCCAATATCAGAAAACCGAGGAACTACAACAGGTACACCACGAGCCTTTTCGAGAGCAAAATTTATTCTCAAGGGTCTACCTAACAGTGCCTGCAAAGAAAATATCACAGTTATCATAAAGAACTAACTTCAATAAACAATGATTGGAAAAAAAATAGTTTGTTAATGTGTAACCTTTCCGTCCATTGCATGTTTTGCCGATTTTGCATCATCTTCATTTGAAAAGATAACAAATCCAAAGCCTCTAGCTCTACCACTGTCTTTATCATACACTATCCTCACTGCAACAACATTGAAAATTGTTAATAAGAAGTGAGTTAGACATAACGTCGAACACATAGAAGGTTGAAATGAAATGACCTTCAGTGACTTCTCCAAAGGAAGAGAAAGCATCTTTGAGGGATTTTTCATCAACTGACCATGATAGACCTCCTACGAAGAGCTTGTTAGAGGAAGGTGATGGTGATGAAGTAGAAGAAGAAGAGTTGAAGAATCGGCATTGAGAGTTAGAAGGATGCAGGTGGTTGGTGAAAATGGTTGTAGCACGAAACAAGGGAGAATAGTTATGAATCATCAACGTCCGGCAGCGCGAGAACAATGATATCAACCTGGCTCCTCTCATCCAGGTTCTGGATGTTGAGTCTGCACGTGAACTGTTTGATAGAATGCCTGAGAAGAATTTGGTGAATTGGAGTACTTTAGTGGTTATTCGCGGAACAGAGTTTTGATGATAACTCACTAAGATTAACTACGTTTGTAAATGTAAATTGTTGTAAATATTAGATtgtaaatagtaattatttctattagtAATGAGGTCCATTAGTCAAAGCCCATTAGATTTTTTATTCTCTCTTATTTAAAGCATGTAGATGTAACATGTAAGAATCACTTTTTAATATATCAGTAAAATATTTTACAACATGGTATCAAGAGCTCCCGATTTTGGGGGATTCGCTTCCGCCTAAACCCTAGCCGCCTTGTAGCGGAGTCTTTTTTTTACTGCAGTTTGCAGTTTGATGTTGTTTTTGGGTGTTTGGGTcattgttgttttgtgttgtagcACATCGTGCTTCTTGTTTTTGATTCACTCATCTTTGAAACCCTAACCCATCCTGTTTCTTGGTTTGTTTTCTCTCGATTGTCCTTTCAATGGCTGAGATTATTAACGATCAACCACCTACACCTCCACCTCCACCTCCACCTCCCACAAATCCACCAGCCCCATTTAATGCTAAGGATTTTATCGTTCAAAAAGGTTATTGGCTTACCGACAAAAATTATTTTCAATGGTCTCAGTTCATCAGACACACTCTAAAATGTTGCGACATGCTTGATCATATTGAAGGAAATCCTCCTCTGGTTACTGCTCCTAACTTCCCTTCCTGGAATTAGTAGAAATTGCATGTATCTCTCAAGTGCAAAGGCAGTTTGGGAGTATCTTCGTCGCAGTTATTCCATGAAACAAGATATGTCTGCTTGTTATGATTTAAAGAGGAAAATCTTCAACACTAAGCAGGGAAATCTTTCGATCACTGAGTATTTTGGAGTTCTCAATGGTTTTTGGATTGAGTTGGATCAGTATCAGAATTTGAAGATGGAGTGCAGCAAGGATACTGCCACCTTGAATACTGTTGTTGAGCCGGATAGGATCTTTGATTTCCTAGCAGGCCTTAATGCTGAATTTGACCCTATTCGGGTGCAGATTTTGGGTAAGGAAAAATTTCCTGATCTTAATGAAGTTTTTTACACTGTCCGTAGTGAGAAAACCCGTCGTCAAGCTATGCTTCATGAACAGCCCCTGAATGTGTCAGCATTAGTAGCTAGCAAAACAACAAGACAAGGACCACCACCATCATCATCCAAGAATGTTCGTGACAAATTCTATTGTGAGCATTGCAACCGATCAGGGCATACAAAGGATAGGTGTTTCAAACTTCATGGGGGGGAGCAGGTTCTTAGCCGAGGTGGCGGTTCTCGCAACATGCACCAGTATCAGGCACATGTTGCTACACATGTCCAGGATACTGAAAGCTTTGAAAAGAGGGGAACTGATCTTTCCTCCTTCAGTCAGAATGATGTGGAACGGTTGAAGTCTATACTTGACTCCATGAGTAAGCCTTCTGGTTCTGGGTCTCTAGCAGTTACTGGTAAGAGTTTGTGTTCCCGATCTCTTACTATTTGTGGTAATATTCCTAAGAATGCGTGGATTCTTGACTCTGGTGCTACTAATCATATGACATTTGATTCCACATTATTATGCTCTTATACCACACCTTCGAGTATTCCTTATATCACTGTTGCTGATGGCTCTCATGCTTGTGTTGTTGGCACTGGAAATATTGACTTGCAACCTCCATTCCAGTTGCAATCTGTGCTTCATGTTCCCACACTTTCCCACAATTTAATTTCCATCCATAAGCTTACCCGTGATCTGAATTGTAAAGTAATTTTTTCTATGTCCCATTGTGTTTTTCAGGACCTTACCACGGGGCAGACGATTGGAATTGCTAAGGAAAAGGAAGGGTTATACTACTTCTCTGATGACCATCCAAAGATGTTGTCCTCCTGTTTCCAGTCTCAGTCTTCCTCTTCAGCCTCACAAATTTGGCTTCAAC encodes:
- the LOC127125499 gene encoding glycine-rich RNA-binding protein 4, mitochondrial; the encoded protein is MRGARLISLFSRCRTLMIHNYSPLFRATTIFTNHLHPSNSQCRFFNSSSSTSSPSPSSNKLFVGGLSWSVDEKSLKDAFSSFGEVTEVRIVYDKDSGRARGFGFVIFSNEDDAKSAKHAMDGKALLGRPLRINFALEKARGVPVVVPRFSDIGNLNRR